A genomic region of Mesorhizobium sp. NZP2077 contains the following coding sequences:
- a CDS encoding tetratricopeptide repeat protein, which translates to MARVRLPLQALLAAVMIQAAAAETIPLPQPKPETGVHTDKPIERQLPQPATTAEPAPPPSADSINPDRFGAKPADAAYGAFQRGLYKTAYNLALVRAQNGDPAAQTLVAEILSRGLGVPLNAAEASKWYALAAEQGVPEAQFQYALMLLDGRYVKKDTKEAYALMQAAAEAGNQLAQFNFAQLLIQLDPGDAGLAKAATYYERAAATGLADAQYAMSQIYANGVGGKPRDDAQARRLLAQAARQNYDTAQIDLAAWMIEGRGGARDLKSAFGWTKQAAEGGNVAAENRLAKLYMQGIGTDPDLVLAGAWYIVARRAGLIDPDMDDFLQGLSDDQTKQALQKANRLP; encoded by the coding sequence GTGGCTCGGGTAAGGCTTCCCCTTCAGGCCTTGCTTGCAGCGGTCATGATCCAGGCCGCCGCCGCCGAAACCATACCCTTGCCGCAACCCAAGCCTGAAACCGGCGTGCACACCGACAAGCCTATCGAAAGGCAGCTGCCGCAGCCCGCCACCACGGCGGAGCCGGCACCGCCGCCCTCCGCTGACAGCATCAATCCCGACCGCTTCGGCGCCAAGCCGGCGGACGCGGCCTATGGCGCCTTCCAGCGCGGGCTCTACAAGACGGCCTACAACCTCGCGCTGGTGCGTGCCCAGAACGGCGACCCGGCTGCGCAGACATTGGTGGCCGAGATCCTGTCGCGCGGGCTCGGCGTGCCGTTGAACGCGGCGGAAGCCTCCAAATGGTATGCGCTTGCCGCCGAGCAAGGCGTGCCGGAGGCGCAGTTCCAGTACGCGCTGATGCTGCTCGACGGCCGCTACGTCAAGAAAGACACGAAAGAGGCCTACGCCCTGATGCAGGCCGCCGCCGAAGCCGGCAACCAGCTGGCGCAGTTCAATTTCGCGCAGCTGCTGATCCAGTTGGATCCCGGCGACGCGGGCCTGGCCAAGGCTGCCACCTACTATGAGCGCGCCGCTGCGACCGGCCTCGCTGACGCGCAATACGCCATGTCCCAGATCTACGCCAACGGCGTCGGCGGCAAGCCGCGCGACGACGCGCAGGCAAGGCGCCTGCTGGCGCAGGCCGCACGACAGAACTACGACACCGCGCAGATTGATCTCGCCGCCTGGATGATCGAGGGCCGCGGCGGCGCCCGCGACCTGAAATCGGCCTTCGGCTGGACGAAGCAGGCCGCCGAGGGCGGCAATGTCGCCGCCGAGAACCGCCTGGCAAAACTCTACATGCAAGGCATCGGCACCGACCCCGACCTGGTGCTTGCCGGCGCCTGGTACATCGTTGCCCGCCGCGCCGGTCTCATCGATCCCGACATGGACGATTTCCTGCAAGGCTTGAGCGATGACCAGACCAAGCAGGCCCTGCAGAAGGCGAACCGTCTGCCCTGA
- a CDS encoding thiamine phosphate synthase, giving the protein MNDTTPPNRCRIVLIAPSGVPAARIATAFDGGDVASLILPENGMDEASFQAFAEQIVPAAQAAGAAVIIAGDTRIAGRVQADGIHVEVSKAELAETIGHFQAKMMVGAGGAKTRDDALELGETRPDYIFFGRFGYDNKPEPHPRNLSLGRWWADMIQIPCIVMAGSDLDSIEEVAATGAEFVALSSAVFADGVDPQAAIAKANALLDETAPRFED; this is encoded by the coding sequence ATGAACGACACCACACCCCCAAATCGCTGCCGCATCGTGCTGATCGCGCCGTCCGGCGTGCCGGCCGCCCGCATCGCCACCGCATTCGACGGCGGTGACGTCGCCTCGCTGATCCTGCCCGAGAACGGCATGGACGAGGCCTCCTTCCAGGCCTTCGCCGAACAGATCGTGCCGGCGGCGCAGGCCGCGGGCGCCGCCGTCATCATCGCCGGCGACACCCGCATCGCCGGCCGGGTCCAGGCCGACGGCATCCATGTCGAGGTTTCCAAGGCCGAACTCGCCGAGACGATCGGACATTTTCAGGCGAAAATGATGGTCGGCGCCGGCGGCGCCAAGACGCGTGACGACGCGCTTGAGCTTGGCGAGACGCGGCCCGACTACATTTTCTTCGGCCGCTTCGGCTACGACAACAAGCCCGAGCCGCACCCGCGCAACCTGTCGCTGGGGCGATGGTGGGCCGACATGATCCAGATCCCCTGCATCGTCATGGCCGGATCCGATCTGGATTCCATCGAGGAAGTGGCCGCCACCGGCGCCGAATTCGTCGCGCTGTCGAGCGCGGTGTTTGCCGACGGCGTCGATCCGCAAGCGGCCATTGCTAAGGCGAATGCGCTGCTCGACGAAACCGCGCCGCGCTTCGAGGACTGA
- a CDS encoding DMT family transporter codes for MNDTVRGTVEMSAAMAILGTIGWFVIMSGQPIMDVVFWRCAFSAVTLLVICASLGLLRNRLSLPVIGLAALGGAAIVINWLLLFSAFSRASISIATAVYNTQPFMLVGFGSLFFAERLTLTKLTWLAIAFAGMVLIVEAAPDAGDVGTNYFAGILMALAAAFFWAVAAIVTKKLKGTPPHLIALIQVCVGVVMLAPFASLSHLPTAPWSWAMLATLGIVHTGLMYILMYGAIQKLPTHLQGSLSFIYPVVAILVDVTAFGHRLHLSQIVGAALILTAAAGMNLGWTLWKSKPSATSPELVK; via the coding sequence ATGAACGATACGGTACGGGGCACGGTCGAAATGTCGGCCGCAATGGCGATCCTGGGAACGATCGGATGGTTCGTCATCATGTCCGGGCAGCCGATCATGGATGTGGTGTTCTGGCGCTGCGCGTTCAGCGCGGTGACGCTGCTCGTCATCTGCGCTTCGCTTGGATTGCTGCGCAACAGGCTGTCGTTGCCCGTCATCGGCCTCGCCGCGCTTGGCGGTGCGGCCATCGTCATCAACTGGCTGCTCCTGTTCAGCGCCTTCTCACGCGCCTCGATCTCGATCGCCACCGCCGTCTATAACACCCAGCCCTTCATGCTGGTCGGCTTCGGCTCCCTCTTCTTCGCCGAGCGGCTGACGCTGACCAAGCTGACATGGCTGGCGATAGCCTTCGCCGGCATGGTGCTGATCGTCGAGGCCGCGCCTGACGCCGGCGATGTCGGCACCAACTATTTTGCCGGCATCCTCATGGCGCTGGCGGCGGCCTTCTTCTGGGCCGTCGCGGCCATCGTCACCAAGAAGCTCAAGGGCACGCCGCCGCATCTGATCGCGCTGATCCAGGTTTGCGTCGGCGTCGTCATGCTGGCGCCCTTCGCCAGCCTCTCGCATCTTCCCACCGCCCCATGGAGCTGGGCCATGCTGGCGACGCTCGGCATCGTCCACACCGGCCTGATGTACATATTGATGTACGGCGCCATCCAGAAGCTGCCGACGCATCTGCAGGGGTCGCTGTCCTTCATCTATCCGGTCGTCGCCATCCTGGTCGATGTCACCGCTTTCGGCCATCGACTGCACCTCAGCCAGATCGTCGGCGCTGCTTTGATCCTGACAGCTGCGGCCGGAATGAATCTCGGCTGGACCTTGTGGAAGTCGAAACCGTCCGCCACGAGCCCTGAGCTGGTCAAGTAG
- a CDS encoding Lrp/AsnC family transcriptional regulator, with amino-acid sequence MLDDLDRNLLEILVRDARTSLKDLAAQVGLSSPSVSERLRRLEERGVIRAFTVEIDPLALGYTLQAIVRIKPLPGKLHIVQKLIEEIAEFGECDKVTGDDCFVARLFVRSIGDLDGILDRIADKAETSTAIIKAQPIRRRPPPLGVASSS; translated from the coding sequence ATGCTGGATGATCTCGACCGAAATCTTCTCGAAATCCTGGTGAGGGATGCACGGACCTCGCTGAAGGACCTGGCCGCCCAGGTAGGGCTGTCGTCGCCAAGCGTTTCGGAGCGGCTCCGGCGGCTTGAGGAGCGCGGCGTCATCCGGGCGTTCACGGTCGAGATCGATCCACTGGCACTCGGCTACACGCTGCAGGCGATCGTGCGCATCAAGCCTTTGCCGGGCAAGCTGCACATCGTCCAGAAGCTGATCGAGGAGATTGCCGAGTTCGGCGAATGCGACAAGGTGACGGGTGACGACTGTTTTGTCGCCCGGCTGTTCGTGCGCTCGATCGGCGACCTCGATGGCATTCTCGACCGCATCGCCGACAAGGCCGAGACCAGCACCGCGATCATCAAGGCGCAGCCGATCCGGCGGCGACCGCCACCGCTTGGGGTGGCCTCATCGTCTTGA
- a CDS encoding class I SAM-dependent methyltransferase — MAQNIYDQPEFFAGYSQLGRSVEGLAGAAEWPALRAMLPDVGGLRIVDLGCGFGWFCRWAHEHGASQVLGLDLSEKMLAQARAAGPDTGITYERADLDQLSLPQGGFDLAYSSLALHYVEDVVRLFRIVHEALSPGGHFVFSTEHPIYMAPTGPGWAVDAEGRKTWPVDRYLVEGPRKTDWLAKGVVKYHRTIGTTLNALIRSGFAIEHVEEFCPTAAQIAARPELAEELERPMFLLVSARR, encoded by the coding sequence ATGGCGCAGAATATCTACGACCAGCCGGAATTCTTCGCCGGCTACAGCCAGCTCGGTCGGTCGGTCGAAGGCCTTGCGGGCGCTGCCGAATGGCCGGCGCTGCGTGCGATGCTGCCTGATGTCGGCGGTCTGCGGATCGTCGATCTCGGCTGCGGCTTCGGCTGGTTCTGCCGCTGGGCGCATGAACACGGGGCGAGCCAGGTCCTTGGGCTGGACCTGTCGGAGAAGATGCTGGCCCAGGCGAGGGCCGCCGGTCCGGACACCGGCATTACCTATGAGCGAGCCGACCTCGACCAACTCAGCCTGCCGCAAGGCGGCTTCGATCTTGCCTACAGCTCGCTTGCCTTGCACTATGTCGAGGATGTCGTGCGCCTGTTCAGGATCGTGCATGAGGCCCTGTCGCCCGGCGGGCATTTCGTCTTCTCGACGGAACATCCGATCTACATGGCCCCGACCGGGCCCGGCTGGGCGGTGGATGCCGAAGGCCGCAAGACGTGGCCTGTCGACCGCTATCTGGTGGAAGGCCCGCGCAAGACCGACTGGCTGGCCAAGGGCGTGGTGAAATACCACCGCACCATCGGCACCACGCTCAACGCGCTGATCCGGTCGGGTTTCGCGATCGAACATGTCGAGGAATTCTGTCCGACCGCCGCACAGATCGCGGCGAGGCCGGAATTGGCGGAAGAACTCGAGCGGCCGATGTTCCTGCTGGTCTCGGCCCGGCGATAG
- a CDS encoding sulfite exporter TauE/SafE family protein yields the protein MSGLLLDPWFYAAAIPAVILVGLSKGGFGGAVGFVGVPLMALTMPPVQAAAILLPILCLMDIVSVWTWWGVYDRKMLVDMMPGAVIGIGLGWLTAALVTEEAVRLIVGAVAIIFVLRWLYLQFRHGSDHAAEPNRVAAAIWGTVAGFTSFVAHVGGPPFQVYALPIRLDPKVLSGTAAIFFAATNALKLIPYFALGQFDTANLTASAVLMPLAPLSTIAGAWLVRRMRPEIFYPFTYATVAVVALKLLWDGIAGLL from the coding sequence ATGTCAGGCTTGCTTCTCGATCCGTGGTTCTACGCGGCCGCCATCCCGGCGGTCATTCTGGTCGGCCTGTCCAAGGGCGGCTTCGGCGGCGCTGTCGGTTTCGTCGGCGTGCCGCTGATGGCGCTGACCATGCCGCCGGTGCAGGCGGCCGCCATCTTGCTGCCGATCCTGTGCCTGATGGACATCGTCTCGGTGTGGACATGGTGGGGCGTGTACGACCGCAAGATGCTGGTCGACATGATGCCGGGCGCCGTCATCGGCATCGGCCTCGGCTGGCTGACGGCCGCACTGGTCACCGAGGAGGCTGTGCGGCTGATCGTCGGCGCGGTCGCCATCATCTTCGTGCTGCGCTGGCTTTATCTGCAGTTCCGCCATGGCTCCGACCACGCCGCCGAGCCCAATCGCGTGGCTGCCGCGATCTGGGGCACGGTCGCCGGCTTCACCAGCTTCGTCGCGCATGTCGGCGGTCCGCCCTTCCAGGTCTATGCACTGCCGATCCGGCTCGATCCCAAGGTGCTGTCGGGCACCGCTGCGATCTTCTTTGCCGCGACCAATGCGCTGAAGCTTATTCCCTATTTCGCGCTCGGCCAGTTCGACACCGCCAATCTGACGGCGTCCGCGGTGCTGATGCCGCTGGCGCCGCTGTCGACCATCGCCGGCGCCTGGCTGGTTCGGCGGATGCGGCCCGAGATCTTCTATCCCTTCACCTACGCGACCGTGGCGGTCGTGGCGCTGAAGCTTTTGTGGGATGGCATTGCCGGCCTGCTGTAA
- a CDS encoding DUF2269 family protein, with protein sequence MDWYSIVKFLHIVSATLWVGGGFVLFLLGVLAERAGNIEDKLQAMRSSGQLGGRFFAPMSMLTLLFGLIMCAFWIGFFDLWIIIGLVGYATTFSIGMFIFKPTGERMGAMIAKEGVTPSVLATGQRMMSAARFDYAVMLVIVADMVLKPTTHDVGILAGMMLVLVAGATLAFGGSRRLVESAA encoded by the coding sequence ATGGACTGGTATTCGATCGTCAAATTTCTCCACATCGTCTCAGCCACTTTGTGGGTCGGAGGCGGCTTCGTGCTGTTCCTGCTCGGCGTGCTAGCCGAGCGCGCCGGCAACATCGAGGACAAGCTCCAGGCGATGCGTTCCAGCGGACAATTGGGCGGGCGTTTCTTCGCGCCGATGTCGATGCTCACCTTGCTCTTCGGCCTCATCATGTGCGCCTTCTGGATCGGCTTCTTCGACCTGTGGATCATCATCGGCCTGGTCGGCTACGCCACGACCTTCTCGATCGGCATGTTCATCTTCAAGCCGACCGGCGAGCGCATGGGAGCGATGATTGCCAAGGAGGGGGTGACGCCTTCCGTGCTTGCCACTGGCCAGCGCATGATGAGCGCGGCGCGCTTCGACTATGCGGTGATGCTGGTGATCGTCGCCGACATGGTGCTCAAGCCGACCACGCATGACGTTGGCATCCTCGCCGGCATGATGCTGGTCTTGGTGGCGGGCGCCACGCTGGCCTTCGGCGGCAGCCGCCGGCTGGTGGAAAGCGCCGCCTGA
- a CDS encoding DUF1465 family protein, whose amino-acid sequence MNEPSKGSAKTVKLAERRVFSHSFKPLYQEGMGLVEQAAEYLDGKGRAEAKKLSRLAATLYAAESMRLTTRLMQVASWLLLQRAANSGEMTRDQVASEKSKVRLDTASAHDEAAGWAELPEDFLDLVNRSLRLQALVRRMDDEIYGAGAVVDMQPVGRRPNPVSDQISLLNTAFARN is encoded by the coding sequence ATGAACGAGCCTTCGAAGGGCAGTGCGAAAACCGTGAAGCTGGCGGAGCGTCGGGTTTTTTCGCACTCCTTCAAACCGCTCTACCAGGAAGGCATGGGGCTGGTCGAACAGGCGGCTGAGTATCTCGACGGCAAGGGCCGCGCCGAGGCCAAGAAACTGTCGCGGCTGGCGGCTACGCTCTACGCGGCCGAATCGATGCGGCTGACGACCAGGCTGATGCAGGTTGCCTCCTGGCTGCTTTTGCAGCGCGCCGCCAACTCCGGCGAGATGACCCGCGATCAGGTGGCGTCGGAAAAGTCCAAGGTCCGCCTCGATACCGCTTCCGCCCATGACGAAGCCGCCGGCTGGGCCGAACTGCCGGAGGATTTCCTCGATCTCGTCAACCGCTCGCTGCGCTTGCAGGCGCTGGTGCGCCGCATGGACGACGAGATCTACGGCGCTGGCGCCGTGGTCGACATGCAGCCTGTGGGCCGCCGGCCCAATCCGGTTTCCGACCAGATCAGCTTGCTGAACACGGCTTTCGCCCGCAACTAG
- the ruvC gene encoding crossover junction endodeoxyribonuclease RuvC, which yields MGDAIRIIGIDPGLRRTGWGIVESLGNSLRFVASGTVRSDDKAALATRLCQLHDGLAEVLHQAMPHEAAVEQTFVNKDAVATLKLGQARGIAMLVPARAGLVVAEYAPNAVKKAVIGVGHGDKKQIHMMVKVLLPKATFDTEHAADALAIAICHAHHRQSVAYRMALAG from the coding sequence ATGGGGGACGCGATTCGCATCATCGGCATCGATCCGGGGCTCAGGCGCACCGGCTGGGGCATCGTCGAGAGTCTCGGCAATTCCTTGCGCTTCGTCGCGTCCGGCACCGTGCGCTCCGATGACAAGGCGGCGCTGGCGACGCGGCTCTGCCAATTGCATGACGGACTTGCCGAAGTCCTGCATCAAGCCATGCCGCACGAGGCGGCCGTCGAACAGACCTTCGTCAACAAGGATGCGGTGGCGACGCTGAAGCTCGGCCAGGCGCGCGGCATTGCCATGCTGGTGCCGGCGCGGGCCGGCCTCGTCGTCGCCGAATATGCGCCCAATGCGGTGAAGAAGGCTGTCATCGGCGTCGGCCACGGCGACAAGAAGCAGATCCACATGATGGTCAAGGTGCTGCTGCCGAAGGCGACCTTCGACACCGAACATGCTGCCGACGCACTGGCCATTGCCATTTGCCACGCGCATCACCGGCAGAGTGTGGCCTATCGGATGGCGCTTGCCGGCTAG
- a CDS encoding AbrB/MazE/SpoVT family DNA-binding domain-containing protein, with the protein MRVTSKGQVTIPRDLRETFGIGANSEVIFGIEGGKITITPKHDKGRLADRERLDRFLAALDRLEGSGDQTMNADAVMALTRDR; encoded by the coding sequence ATGCGTGTGACGAGCAAAGGCCAAGTGACAATCCCACGGGATCTGCGGGAGACATTTGGGATAGGCGCCAACAGCGAAGTCATCTTCGGGATTGAGGGCGGCAAGATCACGATCACGCCGAAGCATGACAAAGGGCGGCTGGCCGACCGCGAAAGATTAGATCGTTTTCTTGCTGCGCTCGATCGGCTTGAGGGCAGTGGCGATCAGACGATGAATGCCGATGCCGTCATGGCTTTGACCCGGGATCGCTGA
- a CDS encoding type II toxin-antitoxin system VapC family toxin, translating to MATLVDTNVLIDVAVRDPVWSKWSSSKMVSALEQGSLVINQIIYAEFSMRYEAIDDVDDALPEDEFRRESLPFEAAFAASRAFSVYRRLGGPREKVMPDFLIGAHAAIRGYPILTRDPAGFRKYFPDVELITPDTHP from the coding sequence TTGGCGACGCTTGTCGACACCAATGTACTTATCGATGTCGCCGTTCGCGATCCTGTCTGGTCAAAGTGGTCGTCGTCCAAAATGGTGTCTGCCCTTGAGCAAGGCAGCCTGGTCATCAATCAGATTATCTACGCCGAGTTTTCGATGCGCTATGAGGCGATAGACGATGTCGATGATGCCTTGCCTGAAGATGAGTTCCGGCGCGAAAGTCTCCCGTTCGAAGCGGCCTTTGCGGCGTCGAGAGCGTTCTCGGTCTATCGGCGGTTGGGCGGACCCCGAGAGAAGGTGATGCCCGACTTCCTGATTGGGGCTCACGCTGCCATCCGAGGCTATCCCATTCTTACTCGCGATCCCGCAGGTTTCAGAAAGTACTTTCCAGATGTCGAGCTCATTACGCCCGATACTCATCCCTAA
- the ruvA gene encoding Holliday junction branch migration protein RuvA, protein MIGKLKGTLDEIDEDHCLVDIHGVGYVAYCSARTLAALPSPGEAVVLFIETYVREDMLRLYGFQSQLEREWFRLLMNNVPGVGAKVALAILSTLAPADLANAIALRDIAMVSRAPGVGKKVAERIVTELKNKAPAYAGTASGTIGLKQELGEGVASAPITDAVSALVNLGYSRDTAANAIAAALKTAGEDADASKLIRFGLKELAR, encoded by the coding sequence ATGATCGGCAAGCTCAAGGGCACGCTGGACGAGATCGACGAGGATCATTGCCTCGTCGACATCCATGGCGTCGGCTACGTCGCCTATTGCTCGGCGCGCACGCTGGCGGCACTGCCTTCGCCCGGCGAGGCGGTGGTGCTGTTCATCGAGACCTATGTGCGCGAGGACATGCTGCGGCTCTACGGCTTTCAGTCGCAGCTCGAGCGCGAGTGGTTCCGCTTGCTGATGAACAACGTGCCGGGTGTCGGCGCCAAGGTGGCGCTCGCCATCCTGTCGACGCTGGCGCCGGCCGACCTCGCCAACGCGATTGCGTTGCGCGACATCGCCATGGTTTCCCGCGCGCCCGGCGTCGGCAAGAAGGTGGCCGAGCGCATCGTCACCGAATTGAAGAACAAGGCGCCGGCCTATGCGGGCACTGCCTCCGGCACCATCGGGCTAAAGCAGGAACTCGGTGAGGGCGTGGCATCAGCGCCAATCACCGACGCTGTCTCGGCTCTGGTCAATCTTGGCTATTCGCGCGACACCGCTGCCAACGCGATAGCGGCGGCGCTGAAGACTGCGGGCGAGGATGCCGACGCCTCGAAGCTGATCCGCTTCGGCCTGAAGGAACTGGCGCGGTGA
- the ruvB gene encoding Holliday junction branch migration DNA helicase RuvB: MSLPPRLIAPEKRGEDAEQTLRPQTLDDFVGQAAVRANLKVFIEAAKGRNEALDHVLFVGPPGLGKTTLAQIMARELGVNFRSTSGPVIAKAGDLAALLTNLEEGDVLFIDEIHRLSPAVEEILYPAMEDFQLDLIIGEGPAARSVKIDLARFTLVAATTRLGLLTNPLRDRFGIPVRLNFYTVEELEQIVRRGARILQMPLGDDGALEIARRARGTPRIAGRLLRRVRDFASVAGDGHVNRKIADEALTRLEVDALGLDALDRRYLSMIARNFGGGPVGIETIAAGLSEPRDAIEDIIEPYLIQQGFIQRTPRGRMLTANAWRHLGLDAPKDLAQQQINLFQEE; this comes from the coding sequence ATGAGCCTGCCACCCCGTCTCATTGCGCCGGAAAAACGCGGCGAGGATGCCGAGCAGACCTTACGGCCACAGACGCTTGACGATTTCGTCGGCCAGGCCGCGGTGCGGGCCAATCTCAAAGTGTTCATCGAGGCCGCCAAAGGCCGCAACGAGGCGCTTGACCATGTGCTGTTCGTCGGGCCACCAGGCCTTGGCAAGACGACGCTGGCGCAGATCATGGCGCGTGAACTCGGCGTCAATTTCCGCTCGACCTCAGGGCCGGTCATCGCCAAGGCCGGTGATCTCGCCGCCCTGCTCACCAACCTCGAAGAAGGCGACGTGCTGTTCATCGACGAGATCCACCGGCTGAGCCCGGCGGTGGAGGAAATCCTCTATCCGGCAATGGAGGATTTCCAGCTCGACCTGATCATCGGCGAAGGACCGGCGGCGCGCTCGGTCAAGATCGACCTTGCCCGTTTCACGCTTGTCGCCGCCACCACGCGGCTTGGCCTGCTCACCAATCCCCTGCGCGATCGGTTCGGCATTCCCGTGCGGCTCAATTTCTACACGGTCGAGGAACTCGAGCAGATCGTGCGGCGCGGTGCGCGCATCCTGCAAATGCCGCTCGGCGACGACGGCGCGCTCGAGATCGCGCGGCGCGCGCGCGGCACGCCGCGCATCGCCGGCCGGCTGTTGCGTCGCGTGCGCGATTTCGCCTCGGTCGCCGGCGACGGTCATGTCAACCGTAAGATCGCCGATGAGGCGTTGACCCGGCTCGAGGTCGACGCGCTCGGCCTCGACGCGCTCGACCGCCGCTATCTCTCGATGATCGCGCGCAATTTCGGCGGCGGCCCGGTCGGCATCGAGACCATCGCCGCCGGCCTGTCCGAGCCGCGCGACGCCATCGAGGACATCATCGAGCCCTATCTGATCCAGCAGGGTTTCATCCAGCGCACGCCGCGCGGCCGCATGCTGACAGCCAATGCCTGGCGGCATCTCGGCCTCGACGCGCCGAAGGACCTGGCGCAGCAGCAGATCAACCTGTTCCAGGAAGAATAG
- a CDS encoding metallophosphoesterase, protein MITRRGFLRFIGGSFVTAAALGAYAVGIEPMLLTHVKRYALTPPHWPDGLKLRVVALADIHACRPWMTPERIASLVEDANALQPDVIVLLGDYIAGMRLVTGGVTPSQWASALSGLKAPLGVLSILGNHDWWHDGFAQRAGVGPTIARKALEKVGIPVLENDVVRLEKDGHGVWIAGLADQQALLPTEGRPGLTGLDDLDGTLAKISDTAPIILLAHEPDIFATVPWRVSLTLSGHTHGGQVRLFGYSPVVPSRFGNRYAYGHVVENDRNLIVSGGLGFSIMPVRFGMRPEILQIDLG, encoded by the coding sequence ATGATAACCAGACGCGGGTTCCTGCGCTTCATCGGCGGGTCGTTCGTGACGGCCGCCGCGCTGGGAGCCTATGCGGTCGGCATCGAGCCGATGCTGCTGACACATGTGAAGCGCTATGCGCTGACGCCGCCGCATTGGCCTGATGGCTTGAAGCTGCGGGTCGTCGCGCTCGCCGATATCCATGCCTGCCGGCCGTGGATGACACCGGAGCGGATCGCCTCGCTTGTCGAGGATGCCAATGCCCTGCAGCCGGATGTGATCGTTCTGCTTGGCGACTATATCGCCGGCATGCGCCTGGTGACAGGCGGGGTGACGCCATCGCAATGGGCGTCCGCTCTGTCGGGCCTCAAGGCGCCGCTCGGCGTGCTGTCGATCCTTGGCAACCATGACTGGTGGCACGACGGCTTCGCGCAGCGAGCCGGAGTCGGCCCAACCATAGCGCGCAAGGCATTGGAGAAGGTCGGCATCCCGGTGCTGGAGAACGATGTCGTGCGGCTGGAGAAGGATGGGCACGGCGTGTGGATCGCCGGGCTGGCCGACCAGCAGGCCCTGTTGCCGACCGAGGGGCGCCCCGGACTGACGGGGCTGGACGATCTCGACGGCACACTGGCCAAGATCAGTGACACCGCGCCGATCATCCTGCTCGCTCATGAGCCCGACATTTTTGCCACCGTGCCGTGGCGGGTGTCGCTGACCCTTTCGGGCCACACCCATGGCGGACAGGTGCGGCTGTTTGGCTATTCGCCTGTCGTGCCGTCGCGTTTCGGCAATCGCTACGCCTATGGCCACGTCGTCGAGAACGACCGCAACTTGATCGTTTCCGGTGGCCTTGGCTTCAGCATCATGCCGGTTCGTTTTGGGATGCGACCCGAAATCCTGCAGATCGACCTCGGCTGA